In Humulus lupulus chromosome 6, drHumLupu1.1, whole genome shotgun sequence, a single genomic region encodes these proteins:
- the LOC133785722 gene encoding uncharacterized protein LOC133785722: MESILRSLGFEGLFVVNLEGRSGGLAMLWHHKEEATIIGFSAHHIDVVTNAEGVVQWRLTVQLTNLEISSLDHCPIDLDPKPRTYVHVTQSFQFENSWLKEPLCAQIVSNNWEVCASMNWEGKMDHCSQALLAWAKEITGNFRIQLKNCMEVIQKLKRRRDVESHACYKSAKENLMEILCQKEIFWHQRSKQLWLKAGDFNSKYFHANASARRGLNMIHKLQKEDGN; this comes from the exons ATGGAGAGTATTCTTCGTTCTTTAGGCTTTGAAGGTTTGTTCGTTGTTAATCTTGAAGGACGTAGTGGTGGGTTGGCCATGCTTTGGCACCATAAAGAGGAGGCAACTATCATTGGTTTCTCAGCTCATCACATTGATGTAGTCACTAATGCTGAGGGGGTGGTCCAATGGAGGTTAACTG TTCAACTTACTAATTTGGAAATCTCCTCTTTGGACCATTGTCCTATTGATCTTGACCCCAAACCCAGAACCTATGTTCATGTTACTCAGTCTTTTCAATTTGAAAATTCCTGGTTGAAAGAACCCTTGTGTGCCCAAATAGTCAGTAACAACTGGGAGGTTTGTGCTTCGATGAATTGGGAGGGTAAGATGGATCATTGTAGCCAAGCTTTGTTGGCTTGGGCTAAAGAGATTACAGGAAACTTTAGGATCCAGTTGAAGAATTGCATGGAGGTCATtcaaaaattgaagagaagaagagatgTTGAGTCCCACGCTTGCTACAAATCTGCCAAGGAAAATCTAATGGAGATCTTATGTCAAAAGGAGATCTTTTGGCACCAAAGGTCTAAACAATTATGGCTCAAAGCTGGCGACTTCAATAGCAAATATTTTCATGCTAATGCATCTGCTAGAAGGGGGTTGAATATGATCCATAAGCTTCAGAAGGAAGATGGAAACTAG